In Manis javanica isolate MJ-LG chromosome 9, MJ_LKY, whole genome shotgun sequence, one DNA window encodes the following:
- the COLEC12 gene encoding collectin-12 isoform X2, which translates to MVAEAGPELGIQEGTQCTKCKNNWALKFSIILLYILCALLTITVAILGYKVVEKMDNVTGGMETSRQTYDDKLTAVESDLKKLGDQTGKKALSTNSELSTFRSDILDLRQQLHEITEKTSKNKDTLEKLQANGDALVDRQSQLKATLENNSFLITTVNKTLQAYNGYVTNLQQDTSVLQGNLQSQMYSHNVVIMNLNNLNLTQAQQRNLITNLQRSVDDTSQAIQRIKNDFQNLQQVFLQAKKDTDWLKEKVQSLQTLAANNSALAKANNDTLEDMNSQLSSFAGQMDNISTASQANEQNLKDLQDIHKDAENRTAIKFSQLEERFQLFETDIVNIISNISYTAHHLRTLTSNLNEVRTTCTDTLTKHTDDLTSLNNTLANIRLDSVSLRMQQDLMRSRLDTEVANLSVIMEEMKLVDSKHGQLIKNFTILQGPPGPRGPKGDRGQQGPPGPTGNKGQKGEKGEPGPPGPAGERGPTGPAGPPGERGGKGSKGLQGPKGSRGSPGKPGPQGPSGDPGAPGPPGKDGLPGPQGPPGFQGLQGTVGEPGVPGPRGLPGLPGVPGMPGPKGPPGPPGPSGAAMPLALQNEPTSAPEANGCPPHWKNFTDKCYYFSVEKEIFEDAKLFCEDKSSHLVFINTREEQQWIKRQIVGRDSHWIGLTDSEQENEWKWLDGTSPEYKNWKAGQPDNWGHGHGPGEDCAGLIYAGQWNDFQCEDINNFICEKDREKVPSSAL; encoded by the exons ttgtagagaaaatggacaaTGTTACAGGTGGCATGGAGACATCTCGCCAAACCTATGATGACAAGCTCACAGCAGTGGAAAGTGACCTGAAAAAATTAG GGGACCAAACTGGGAAGAAAGCTCTAAGCACCAACTCAGAACTTTCCACCTTTAGATCAGACATTCTGGATCTTCGGCAACAACTTCATGAGATTACAGAAAAGACCAGCAAGAACAAAGATACGCTGGAGAAGTTACAGGCTAATGGGGATGCGCTGGTGGACAGACAGAGTCAACTGAAAGCAACTCTGGAGAATAACTCTTTTCTCATTACCACTGTAAACAAAACCCTCCAGGCATATAATGGCTATGTCACGAATTTGCAACAAGACACCAGTGTGCTGCAGGGCAATCTGCAGAGCCAAATGTATTCTCATAACGTAGTCATCATGAACCTCAACAACCTGAACCTGACACAGGCGCAGCAGAGGAACCTCATCACTAACCTGCAGCGGTCTGTGGATGACACAAGCCAGGCCATCCAGCGAATCAAGAATGACTTTCAAAATCTGCAGCAGGTTTTCCTTCAAGCCAAGAAGGACACTGATTGGCTGAAGGAAAAAGTGCAGAGCTTACAGACGCTGGCGGCCAATAACTCTGCATTGGCCAAAGCCAACAATGACACCCTGGAGGATATGAACAGCCAGCTCAGCTCATTCGCAGGTCAGATGGACAACATCTCCACAGCCTCACAGGCCAATGAGCAGAACCTGAAAGACCTGCAGGACATACATAAGGATGCGGAGAACAGAACAGCCATCAAGTTCAGTCAGCTGGAGGAACGCTTCCAGCTCTTTGAGACGGACATCGTGAACATCATTAGCAACATCAGCTACACAGCCCACCACCTGCGGACACTGACCAGCAATCTGAATGAAGTCAGGACCACTTGCACGGATACACTGACCAAACACACAGATGACCTGACCTCCTTGAATAACACATTAGCCAACATCCGTTTGGATTCTGTTTCTCTCAGGATGCAACAAGACCTGATGAGGTCAAGGTTAGACACAGAAGTAGCCAACTTATCAGTGATTatggaagaaatgaaactggTAGACTCCAAGCATGGCCAGCTCATCAAGAACTTTACAATCCTACAAG GTCCTCCTGGCCCCAGGGGTCCAAAAGGTGACAGAGGACAGCAGGGACCCCCTGGTCCCACTGGCAACAaaggacagaaaggagaaaagggggaGCCTGGCCCTCCTGGCCCCGCCGGAGAGAGGGGCCCTACTGGGCCAGCAGGCCCCCCTGGAGAGCGCGGCGGCAAAGGCTCCAAAGGCTTGCAGGGCCCCAAAGGCTCCCGAGGGTCCCCGGGGAAGCCCGGCCCTCAGGGTCCCAGTGGGGACCCAGGCGCCCCAGGCCCGCCAGGCAAGGATGGACTCCCTGGCCCCCAGGGCCCTCCTGGCTTCCAGGGACTGCAAGGCACTGTGGGGGAGCCCGGGGTGCCTGGACCGCGGGGACTACCAGGCTTGCCTGGGGTACCAGGCATGCCAGGCCCCAAAGGCCCCCCAGGTCCCCCAGGCCCATCAGGGGCAGCgatgcccctggccctgcagaaTGAGCCAACGTCAGCACCAGAGGCCAATG GCTGCCCACCTCACTGGAAGAACTTCACAGACAAATGCTACTATTTTTCGGTTGAGAAAGAAATTTTTGAGGATGCAAAACTTTTCTGTGAGGACAAATCCTCACATCTCGTTTTCATAAACACAAGAGAAGAACAG CAATGGATAAAAAGGCAGATCGTAGGGAGAGATAGCCACTGGATCGGCCTCACGGACTCGGAGCAAGAAAATGAATGGAAATGGCTGGACGGGACATCTCCAGAGTATAA AAACTGGAAAGCTGGACAGCCAGACAACTGGGGTCATGGCCACGGGCCAGGAGAAGACTGTGCTGGGCTGATTTATGCGGGGCAATGGAACGATTTCCAGTGTGAAGACATTAATAACTTCATTTGtgaaaaagacagagagaaag
- the COLEC12 gene encoding collectin-12 isoform X1 has translation MKDDFAEEEEVQSFGYKRFGIQEGTQCTKCKNNWALKFSIILLYILCALLTITVAILGYKVVEKMDNVTGGMETSRQTYDDKLTAVESDLKKLGDQTGKKALSTNSELSTFRSDILDLRQQLHEITEKTSKNKDTLEKLQANGDALVDRQSQLKATLENNSFLITTVNKTLQAYNGYVTNLQQDTSVLQGNLQSQMYSHNVVIMNLNNLNLTQAQQRNLITNLQRSVDDTSQAIQRIKNDFQNLQQVFLQAKKDTDWLKEKVQSLQTLAANNSALAKANNDTLEDMNSQLSSFAGQMDNISTASQANEQNLKDLQDIHKDAENRTAIKFSQLEERFQLFETDIVNIISNISYTAHHLRTLTSNLNEVRTTCTDTLTKHTDDLTSLNNTLANIRLDSVSLRMQQDLMRSRLDTEVANLSVIMEEMKLVDSKHGQLIKNFTILQGPPGPRGPKGDRGQQGPPGPTGNKGQKGEKGEPGPPGPAGERGPTGPAGPPGERGGKGSKGLQGPKGSRGSPGKPGPQGPSGDPGAPGPPGKDGLPGPQGPPGFQGLQGTVGEPGVPGPRGLPGLPGVPGMPGPKGPPGPPGPSGAAMPLALQNEPTSAPEANGCPPHWKNFTDKCYYFSVEKEIFEDAKLFCEDKSSHLVFINTREEQQWIKRQIVGRDSHWIGLTDSEQENEWKWLDGTSPEYKNWKAGQPDNWGHGHGPGEDCAGLIYAGQWNDFQCEDINNFICEKDREKVPSSAL, from the exons ttgtagagaaaatggacaaTGTTACAGGTGGCATGGAGACATCTCGCCAAACCTATGATGACAAGCTCACAGCAGTGGAAAGTGACCTGAAAAAATTAG GGGACCAAACTGGGAAGAAAGCTCTAAGCACCAACTCAGAACTTTCCACCTTTAGATCAGACATTCTGGATCTTCGGCAACAACTTCATGAGATTACAGAAAAGACCAGCAAGAACAAAGATACGCTGGAGAAGTTACAGGCTAATGGGGATGCGCTGGTGGACAGACAGAGTCAACTGAAAGCAACTCTGGAGAATAACTCTTTTCTCATTACCACTGTAAACAAAACCCTCCAGGCATATAATGGCTATGTCACGAATTTGCAACAAGACACCAGTGTGCTGCAGGGCAATCTGCAGAGCCAAATGTATTCTCATAACGTAGTCATCATGAACCTCAACAACCTGAACCTGACACAGGCGCAGCAGAGGAACCTCATCACTAACCTGCAGCGGTCTGTGGATGACACAAGCCAGGCCATCCAGCGAATCAAGAATGACTTTCAAAATCTGCAGCAGGTTTTCCTTCAAGCCAAGAAGGACACTGATTGGCTGAAGGAAAAAGTGCAGAGCTTACAGACGCTGGCGGCCAATAACTCTGCATTGGCCAAAGCCAACAATGACACCCTGGAGGATATGAACAGCCAGCTCAGCTCATTCGCAGGTCAGATGGACAACATCTCCACAGCCTCACAGGCCAATGAGCAGAACCTGAAAGACCTGCAGGACATACATAAGGATGCGGAGAACAGAACAGCCATCAAGTTCAGTCAGCTGGAGGAACGCTTCCAGCTCTTTGAGACGGACATCGTGAACATCATTAGCAACATCAGCTACACAGCCCACCACCTGCGGACACTGACCAGCAATCTGAATGAAGTCAGGACCACTTGCACGGATACACTGACCAAACACACAGATGACCTGACCTCCTTGAATAACACATTAGCCAACATCCGTTTGGATTCTGTTTCTCTCAGGATGCAACAAGACCTGATGAGGTCAAGGTTAGACACAGAAGTAGCCAACTTATCAGTGATTatggaagaaatgaaactggTAGACTCCAAGCATGGCCAGCTCATCAAGAACTTTACAATCCTACAAG GTCCTCCTGGCCCCAGGGGTCCAAAAGGTGACAGAGGACAGCAGGGACCCCCTGGTCCCACTGGCAACAaaggacagaaaggagaaaagggggaGCCTGGCCCTCCTGGCCCCGCCGGAGAGAGGGGCCCTACTGGGCCAGCAGGCCCCCCTGGAGAGCGCGGCGGCAAAGGCTCCAAAGGCTTGCAGGGCCCCAAAGGCTCCCGAGGGTCCCCGGGGAAGCCCGGCCCTCAGGGTCCCAGTGGGGACCCAGGCGCCCCAGGCCCGCCAGGCAAGGATGGACTCCCTGGCCCCCAGGGCCCTCCTGGCTTCCAGGGACTGCAAGGCACTGTGGGGGAGCCCGGGGTGCCTGGACCGCGGGGACTACCAGGCTTGCCTGGGGTACCAGGCATGCCAGGCCCCAAAGGCCCCCCAGGTCCCCCAGGCCCATCAGGGGCAGCgatgcccctggccctgcagaaTGAGCCAACGTCAGCACCAGAGGCCAATG GCTGCCCACCTCACTGGAAGAACTTCACAGACAAATGCTACTATTTTTCGGTTGAGAAAGAAATTTTTGAGGATGCAAAACTTTTCTGTGAGGACAAATCCTCACATCTCGTTTTCATAAACACAAGAGAAGAACAG CAATGGATAAAAAGGCAGATCGTAGGGAGAGATAGCCACTGGATCGGCCTCACGGACTCGGAGCAAGAAAATGAATGGAAATGGCTGGACGGGACATCTCCAGAGTATAA AAACTGGAAAGCTGGACAGCCAGACAACTGGGGTCATGGCCACGGGCCAGGAGAAGACTGTGCTGGGCTGATTTATGCGGGGCAATGGAACGATTTCCAGTGTGAAGACATTAATAACTTCATTTGtgaaaaagacagagagaaag